The DNA region TTTTACCTACAACGTGGTGCAATACCTCGGTGAGCTGGGCGCGGACGTGCACGTGATCCGTAACGACGAGCTTTCCGTCGCCGAGATCGAGGCACTGAACCCCGAGCGCATCGTGGTCTCCCCCGGCCCCTGCACCCCCACCGAAGCGGGGGTCTCCCTCGAGGTGATCAAGCACTTCGCCGGCAAGCTGCCGATTCTGGGCGTATGCCTGGGCCACCAGAGCATCGGCCAGGCCTTCGGCGGTGATGTGGTGCGCGCGCGCCAGGCCATGCACGGCAAGACCAGCCCCGTGTTCCATGAGGACCAGGGCGTGTTCGAAGGGCTGAACAACCCGCTGACCGTGACCCGCTACCACTCGCTGATCGTGAAGCGCGAGACGCTGCCGGAGTGCCTGGAAATCACCGCCTGGACCCAGCACGCCGACGGCGCGGTGGACGAGATCATGGGCCTGCGCCACAAGACGCTGAACATCGAGGGTGTGCAATTCCATCCGGAATCCATACTCACCGAGCAAGGCCACGAGCTGTTGGCCAATTTCCTCAAGCAACAAGGCGGGGTGCGCTGAGATGGATATCAAGGAAGCCCTCAACCGCGTGGTCAACCAGCTGGACCTGACCACCGAGGAAATGCAGGACGTGATGCGCCTGATCATGACCGGGCAGTGCACCGACGCGCAGATCGGTGCCTTCCTCATGGGCATGCGCATGAAGAGCGAGACCATCGACGAGATCGTCGGGGCGGTCTCGGTGATGCGCGAGCTGGCCAGCCGCGTGGAGCTGGAATCGATGGCGCGGGTGGTCGACGTGGTCGGCACCGGTGGCGATGGCGCCAACATCTTCAACGTCTCCTCGGCCGCCAGCTTCGTGGTCGCCGCGGCAGGCGGCAAGGTCGCCAAGCACGGCAACCGCGCGGTGTCCGGCAAGACCGGCAGCGCCGACGTGCTGGAAGCGGCCGGCATCTACCTGGACCTGAAGCCCGAGCAGGTGGCGCGGTGCATCGAGCACGTCGGCGTCGGCTTCATGTTTGCCCAGGTCCATCACAAGGCGATGAAATACGCCGCCGGCCCGCGCCGCGAGCTGGGCCTGCGCACCCTGTTCAACATGCTCGGCCCGCTTACGAATCCGGCCGGTGTGAAGCACCAAGTGGTCGGGGTGTTCAGCCAGGCGCTGTGCCGCCCGCTGGCCGAGGTGCTCAAGCGCCTGGGCAGCGAGCACATCCTGGTGGTGCATTCGAAGGACGGCCTGGACGAGATCAGCCTCGCCGCGCCGACCCATGTCGCCGAGCTGAAGGACGGCGTGGTCACCGAGTACCAGGTGCAGCCCGAAGACTTCGGCATCAAGAGCCAGAGCCTGATCGGCCTCGCCGTGGACAGCCCGCAGCAGTCGCTGGAGCTGATCCGTGACGCGCTGGGGCGGCGCAAGACCGAGAATGGCCAGAAGGCCGCCGAGATGATCGTGCTCAACGCCGGTGCCGCGCTCTATGCGGCGGACCATGCGAGCACCTTCAAGGAAGGCGTGCAGCTCGCCCATGACGCCCTGCACACCGGCCTCGCCCGCGAGAAGCTGGACGAGCTGGCCTCCTTTACCGCGGTGTTCCGAGTGGAGAATGAAGCGTGAGCATCCCAACCGTTCTTGAAAAGATCCTGGCCCGCAAGGCCGAGGAAGTCGCCGAGCGCCGCCTGCGCGTGCCCTTCTCCGAGCTCGAGGCCCTGGCCCGCGCCGCCGATGCGCCCCGTGGCTTTGCCCGCGCCATGCTGGAGCAGGTCGCGCGCAAGCAGCCGGCGGTGATCGCCGAGATCAAGAAGGCGTCGCCGAGCAAGGGTGTGATACGCGAGGACTTCGTGCCGGCGCAGATCGCCCGCAGCTACCAGGACGGCGGTGCGACCTGCCTCTCGGTGCTGACCGACATCGATTTCTTCCAGGGCGGCGATGCCTACCTGCAGGAAGCCCGCGCTGCCTGTTCGCTGCCGGTGATCCGCAAGGATTTCCTCATCGACCCCTACCAAGTGGTCGAGGCAAGGGCGCTGGGCGCCGACTGCGTGCTGCTGATCGTCTCGGCGCTGTCCGATGCGCAGATGGGCGAACTGGCGAAGACCGCCAAGGACGTGGGGCTGGATGTACTGGTGGAGGTGCACGATGGCGATGAGCTGGAGCGTGCGCTGAACACGCTGGACACCCCGCTGGTGGGGATCAACAACCGTAACCTGCACACCTTCGAGGTCAGCCTGGAGGCCACCCTGGACCTGCTGCCGCGGATTCCGCGCGATCGTCTGGTGATCACCGAAAGCGGCATCCTCAATCGCGCCGACGTCGAGCTGATGGAGGTGAGCGAGGTGTTCGGCTTCCTCGTGGGCGAGGCGTTCATGCGGGCCGAGGAACCTGGCACCGAGTTGCGCCGGCTGTTCTTCCCCGAGCGTGGCGGGGTGAGCCGGGCGGTCGATCCTGACTGACGGAAGTGCACATGGAAAAGCCGGCGTCCTGCCGGCTTTTTCATGTGCGCGTCTCAGCGGGTACCGAATACCACCATGGTCTTGCCCTTGACGTGTACCAGGCCCTGTTCCTCCAGGCTCTTGAGTACGCGTCCGACCATCTCCCGCGAGCAGCCGACGATGCGACCGATTTCCTGGCGGGTGATCTTGATCTGCATGCCGTCCGGGTGAGTCATGGCGTCGGGCTGCTTGCAGAGGTCCAGCAGGGTACGAGCGACACGGCCGGTGACGTCGAGGAATGCCAGGTCGCCGACCTTGCGCGTGGTGTTGCGCAGGCGATCCGCCATCTGGCTGCCCAGGGCGTAGAGGATCTCCGGGTCCTGCTGGGTCAGTTCACGGAACTTGGCGTAGCTGAGTTCAGCGACTTCGCATTCCGTCTTGGCCCGTACCCAGGCGCTGCGTTCCTTCTCGGTTCCTTCCTTTTCGAACAACCCCATCTCGCCGAAGAAGTCCCCGGAGTTGAGATAGGCGATGATCATTTCCCGGCCGTCGTCATCCTCGATGAGGATGGTGACCGAGCCCTTGATGATGAAGAAGAGCGTCTCGCAGCGGTCACCCGCGTAGATGATGGTGCTCTTTGCCGTGTAACGACGGCGGTGACAGTGCGCTAGCAGCTTGTCGAGGTTCTTGATTTTAGGTGTGAGGGTAATAGCTACCATGCCCGAGTCCCGAAATTTTGAAGGTAAGCCTTTGTCCAACAGGCACTTTCTTATTAGTTATCTGGCTAAGTGTGCCAGTTATCCGGCGTCAGCTTAACAGACGGACCGTGACCGGTGATCCGAAATTGAGACGCAGGTAACAACTGCCGGGGAACTAAACGACCAACGTATGTGACACGCGGCGCCTCCCAGGCGCTGTGATAAGCTGGCGACCCTTTTTTTCAGCCTGGAGTCTGGCGATGAAAGCGCGTATCCAGTGGGCGGGCGAAGCCCTCTTCCTCGGCGAGTCCGGCAGCGGCCATGCCGTGGTGATGGACGGTCCGCCGGAAAGCGGCGGTCGCAACCTCGGCGTGCGTCCGATGGAAATGCTGCTGATCGGCCTGGGCGGCTGCACCAACTTCGACGTGGTGAGCATCCTCAAGAAATCCCGCCAGCCGGTGGAGAGCTGCGAAGCCTTCCTCGAGGCCGAGCGCGCCGACGAGGACCCCAAGGTGTTCACCAGGATCCACGTGCACTTCGTGGTCAAGGGCCGCGGCCTGAAGGAGGCGCAGGTCAAGCGCGCCGTCGAGCTTTCCGCCGAGAAATACTGCTCCGCCTCCATCATGCTCGGGCGCGCCGGCGTCGAGATCACTCACGATTACGAGATCGTCGAGCTCGGCTGATCGGCATACACCCGATCATCATATTCGGGGCGCAGACTCTGGCAGGTGACGCCCGTCGACTGCATAATGCGCCCCCTCGTTTTTCCGGGGCACTCCGCCCCAGAACCGATAACCACAATCGCCATCGCGAAGAGGTGTAAACCGTCCTACGCAGAAGTCACTGTGCGCTTCTGACGGGCATGCTCAACAACGCGGCAGGGCCGCAATGAACAGAGAGTTCCCAACGGTGAAAAGCAAACTCAAGCTCCACGGGTTCAACAACCTGACGAAGACCTTGAGCTTCAACATCTATGACATCTGCTATGCAGAGACCCCCGAGGACCAGCAGGCCTACGTCCAGTACATCGACGAAGAGTACGACGCCGAGCGCCTGACCCAGATCCTCACCGACGTGGTCGACATCATAGGTGCGAACATCCTCAACATCGCCCGCCAGGATTACGATCCCCAGGGCGCCAGCGTGACCATCCTCATTTCCGAGCAGCCGGTGACGCCCACCGACAGCCAGATCGAGGAGTCCCCCGGCCCGCTGCCCGAGACCATCCTGGCCCATCTGGACAAGAGCCACATCACCGTTCACACCTACCCGGAAATCCATCCGGTGTCGGGGATCGCGACCTTCCGCGTGGACATCGACGTTTCCACCTGCGGCGTGATTTCACCCCTGAAGGCGCTCAACTACCTGATCCACCAGTTCGACTCGGACATCGTCACCGTCGACTATCGCGTGCGTGGCTTCACCCGCGATGTGGAAGGTCGGAAGCACTTCATCGACCACGAGATCAACTCGATCCAGAACTACCTCTCCGACGATACCCAGGACGCGTACCAGATGACGGACGTGAACGTGTACCAGGAGAACCTGTTCCACACCAAGATGCTGTTGAAGAACTTCGACCTGGACAACTACCTGTTCGGCGACGCGACCTCCAACCTGACCGCTGAGCAGCGCAAGCAGGTCGAAGAGCGCGTCCGGCATGAGATGCTGGAAATCTTCTACGCGCGCAACATGCCGCGCTGACGCGCGGGGGCTGCAAGCTCGAAGCCGCAAGCTACAAGTGGAAAGCACAAAGGGCGCCTAGGCGCCCTTTGTCGTTTTTGCAGTCTGTCGTTTTCTTGCAGCTTGAGGCTTGCAGCTTGCCGCTGCGTCAGACCCTATAGGTGCTCTTGGTCATCACCTTGGAAAGCAGCGTCATGCCGAACTTCACCGGAGCGGGGAAGCGCAGGCCGCCGGCCTCCAGCGCGGTGGTGGCGTGGTGCTCTTCGTCCGTGCGCATCTGCTCGAGGATGGCGCGGGACTTGGCGTCCTCGGCGGGGATCTGCTGCAGGTGGTCGTCCAGGTGCTTGCAGACCTGGTCCTCGGTGGCGGCGACGAAGCCGAGGCTGACCTTGTCGCTGATCAGGCCGGCGACGGCGCCGACACCGAAGGACAGGCCGTAGAACAGCGGGTTGAGCACGCTGGGGCGGCCCCCCAGCTCGCGGATGCGTTGCTCGCACCAGGCCAGGTGGTCGATCTCTTCCTCGGCGGCGTGCTCCATGGCCTTGCGCACTTCCGGCAGCTTCGCGGTCAGTGACTGACCCTGGTACAGGGCCTGGGCGCAGACTTCACCGGTGTGGTTGATACGCATCAGGCCGGTGACATGGCGGCTGTCCGCCTCGCTCATGGGCGCTTCGTCCTGCAGGTTCGCCGGGTTGGGGCGATAGGGCTGGCCCTTGAAGGGCAGCAGGGTCTTGAGGGCCGCATCGGCCTGGAGCAGGAAGCGGTCAACGGGGGAGTACTGGCGTTCGGTGGCCATGGGGCACCTCCGGTAGGCAAGAATGCCCGGCAGTTTACCCCATCGGACCTGCCCGGGTTTGATCGGGATCACTGCAGCTCGCGCAGCACCCGGAAGCCCAGTGCGTAGTCGTCGTGCCCCGGCTGCTTGAGATCACGCAGGCTGGTTCGCAGGTAGGAAGGTCCGCTGTTCCAGGCGCCACCCCGCACTACGCGCGGGCTGCGGTCGAGCAGCGCCGCAGTCTGCGTCTCGCTGCCGTCGAAGGGGGCGACGAAGCGCGAGGCGGTCCATTCCCAGACGTTGCCGGCGGTGTCGTGCAGCCCGAAGGCGTTGGCCGGGTACTGGCCCACCTGCGCGGTCTTGCCGCGGATCGCATTGGGCGTGCCGCAGCCCCGGCAATGGGCGCGTGGTGCGCTCTCGCTGCTGTCCAGCTCGTCGCCCCACGCGTAATAGCCACGGCTACCGGCCCGCGCGGCGTATTCCCATTCCGCCTCGGTGGGCAGCCGGTAGCGCTGGCCCGTGGCCTTGCTCAGCCAGTCGCAGTAGGCGCGGGCGTCGAACCAGCTCACGTGGATCACCGGGCGCTGCCCGGAAAGGCCCCAGCCTTCGTTGTCGGGCATCGGCTTGCCGGTGGCGCTCGCGTAGCGCTGCCAGTCGTCGAAGGTCAGCTCGACGCGACCGATGGCGAAGGGTTTATCGATGACCACGCGATGGGGCGGGCGCTCGTTGTCGTTGCCGCGCCCGGTTGCATCGCCCATGAGGAATTCGCCCGCAGGGACCACCACCAGCTCGGGGCCCTGGGCGCCGTCCGGCAGTGCATCACGCAGGCGCTCGCCGGCCTGCTGGGCCAGGGCGGCGAGCGGTAGCAGCGAGAGGGCGAGGAGTAGCGTGCGGCGCATCAGCCCGGTGGCCAGTGCAGCTGGCGCTGACCGAGCACGTGCATGTGGATGTGGTAGACGGTCTGGCCGCCCAGCTCGTTGCAGTTCATCACCACGCGGAAGCCTTCTTCGCAGCCCTGTTCCTTCGCCAGGCGCTGGGCGGTGTGGACGATATGCCCGGTCAGCGCCTTGTCGTCCTCGGTGAGGTCGTTGAGGGTGGCGATGTGTTTTTTCGGGATCACCAGGAAGTGCACCGGGGCCTGGGGGGCGATGTCGTGGAAGGCGATCACGTGATCGTCTTCATAGAGCTTGCGCGCGGGGATGTCCCCAGCGACGATTTTGCAGAACAGACAGTCCACGGACATTCTCCGGCCTGTTATAAGAAGCCCCCGAGTTTAGCGGCGCGTGTTTATCCCGGCCAGCCTGCCTGGCCGCACAAGGAGCCTGTGTGAAGAACGACATCCACGATCTGGGGCTGGTGCTGGACTCCAAGGTCAAGCTCATCGTCATCGAGTCCTGGGACGAGCAGCGCGTGCTGGAGACCCTGACCACCCTGGCGGTCAAGCGCGGGCTCGGCCTGTTCACCTGGGCGGTGACGGAGGGCCTGCAGCGCCTCGGTTTCGGTGGCGACCCGGTGGGCGATGGCGCGAGCACCGATGCGGAAGCCGCGTTGCGCCTGATCAAGGCCGACCCGCAACCCAATCTCTACGTGATGTGCGACCTGCACCCCTTCTTCGACGACAACCCCAAGCTGGTGCGCCTGCTCAAGGAAGTCGCCATGGCCGAGGCCATTCACAAGCCGACCCTGGTGCTGGTCTCCCACGCGATGAAGCTGCCCGCCGAAGTGCAGCGCTACAGCGCGCGCTTCAGCCTGGCGTTGCCGAGCGAAGACGAGTTGCTGGCCATCGTCCGCGAAGAAGCCGCGCGCTGGAGCGAGCGCAACCGTGGCGCTCGCGTGCGCACCGACAACCGCACCCTGCAGCAGGTGGTGAAGAACCTGCGCGGCCTCAGCCATGGCGAGGCGCGCTCGCTGGCGCGCAACGTGATCTGCGATGACGGCGCCATCACCCAGGAAGACCTGCCGGAGCTGAACAAGACCAAGTTCCAGCTGCTCGATCTGGAAGGCGTGCTCAGCTTCGAATACGACACCGCGCGCTTCGCCGACGTCGGCGGGCTGGGCAACCTCAAGCGCTGGCTGGGCGAGCGACAGAGTGCCTTCATGGAAGCCAAGCCGGCCAACATGCCCAAGGGCGTGTTGCTGGTGGGAGTGCAGGGCGGCGGCAAGAGCCTGGCAGCCAAGGCGGTGGCCGGTCTCTGGGGGCTGCCGTTGCTGCGCCTGGACTTCGCCTGCCTGTACAACAAGTTCTTCGGCGAGACCGAGCGCAACCTGCGCGATGCCCTCAAGCTGGCCGAGCAGATGGCGCCCTGCGTGCTGTGGATGGACGAGCTGGAGAAGGGCCTGGCCAGCGGCGACCAGGACGGCGGCGTGAGCCAGCGCGTGCTGGGCACCCTGCTGACCTGGATGTCGGAGCGCAAGGCGCCGGTGTTCATGGTGGCCACCGCCAACGCCATACACCGCCTGCCGCCGGAGCTGGTGCGCAAGGGGCGCTTCGACGAGCTGTTCTTCGTCGACCTGCCTGGCGCCGAGGTGCGGGCCGAGATCTTCCGCATCCACCTGTCCCGCCGCGATATCGACCCCGCTCAGTTCGATCTGCCGGTCCTTGCGGCATCCAGCGACGGTTTTTCCGGCGCCGAGATCGAGCAGGCGGTGGTGGGGATGCTCTATGCCGCGCAGGCCGCCCAGGTCGGCGTGAGCCAGGCGCTGCTGCTGCAGCAGTTGCTGGGTACGGCGCCGCTGTCGGTGGTGATGGCCGAGGAGCAGGCCAAGTTGCGGGCTTGGGCGGACGGGCGTTGCGTGAAGGCCGATTGAAGCGGCCGGATATGAAGAAAGGCGCCTCGCGGCGCCTTTTCTATTTGGGGAGGTAGGCCTTGTTGATGCGCCCGGCCAGGCGCCGGACCAGCCAGCGCGGCGACAGGCGCGGGCTCATCGCCAGCAGGCGGTTGCGCCAGCCGGGGATGATGATGGCGCGGTTCTTCTCCAGCGCCTTCACGGTGATCAGCGCGACTTCCTCGGCGCTCATCATCAGCTTGCTGCCTTCGAGCTTCTCGCCGGCCATCCGCGCACCACGGAAGAATGCGGTGCGGGTCGGGCCGGGGCAGAGCACCGAGACGCCGACGCCATGGACCTTGAGCTCTTCGCGCAGCCCTTCGGAGAAGTGGAGCACGTAGGCCTTGCTGGCGTAATAGTTGCTCATCCAGGCGCCAGGCTGGAAGCCGGCGACCGAGGCGACATTGAGGATCTGGCCGATGCCACGGCTGGCCATGGCGCCGCCGATTTCATGGCAGAGACGGGCGAGGGCGAGGACGTTGAGCTCGATGAGCTCCTGTTCGCGGCTCCAGTCCTGTTCGACATAGAGGCCGGACGTGCCGATGCCGGCGTTGTTCACCAGCAGGTCGATTTCCCGCTCGCCCTGGTTCAGCTCATGCAGCAGCCCGGAGAGTTGCAGGGGTTCGGAGAGGTCGCAGGTGCGGTAGAGCACTTCCACGCCGAAGCGCTGGGTCAGTTCGTAGGCGATGCTCTCCAGTGCGTCGCGTTGCCGGGCCACCAGGATCAGATGGCGGCCCCGGCGTGCCAGGGCTTCCGCCAGGGCGAGGCCGAGGCCGCTGGAGGCGCCGGTAATCAGGGCAAAACGAGGCATCGCGAATCTCCGTGTCGGGGCCGGGTTGGACAACGTCAGCCCCGGGAGGTTGCTCAGTTGGACTCGAACTCTTCCTGGTCGGCGGGTGCTTCCGCCTCAGCCGGGTCGGCGGACTCGGAGGGGTCGACGTACTCGCCTTCCTCGGTGGGTTCCGCGTACTCGCCGTCGGCCGGGGCTTCGTAGCTGCTCATCTCGGAGCGTTCCACGTAATCCTGGTAGGCCGGGATGCTGATGGCCGCGAGGATGCCGAAGACGACGGGGATGACCAGCCACATCCAGGCCAGGACCTTGACTGCGGTGGTGTTCGGCGGCGGCGGTGGGCCGAAGCGGTTGACGCCGGTGGTACCGGGGATGAACAGCAGCAGCAGGGGGAAGACGCTGCCGACGATGGGCACGAAGTTCAGCAGGTAGAGCCAGCCGGACCAGCCGATGTCGTGAAGGCGCTGGACGTTGATCTGCACGCTCACGACGATGGCGGCGATACCCAGCACGGCCGCGAGGAGGCCACCGACCACCGGGTGGATGGCGAAACCGATGCCGGCGCCGACGCCGATCACCACCAGCAGCGCGACCATGAACACGAAGGACCAGGCCAGGTAGCGCACCCGGCCGATACGGCCGGTGATGCCGAACGGACGCAGCTCGCAGTACTGCGGCAACGCTTCGCCGACTTGCGCCTGCGGGGTGGCATAGGGCGAGGTCGCAGTGCCGGCCACGGCGGAGGCGGTTGCCTGTGCGCTTTCGGCCAGTTGGGCCTGACGCGCCAGGTACTTCTCGATGATGATGCCGCAGGCCTGGCATTCGACGGACCTGGCCTGCTCATGGCCGCATTTGGGGCAGGTCATGGTTCCGGTGTCCTGCTCGGCTTCGACGGCGGCCAGGGTTTCCGGGTTGGGATGGTCCTCGGTTTCCACCAGGCTGAAGCCGGCGGCGAGGTCCTGCTCCTTGCGCACCTGGGCACCGGCGCGCTGCAGGGCGGCCAGGTACTTGTCCGCCTCGACTTCCTCGAGGTCGCGCTTTAGCGCAACGGGGCGTCCACCGAACAGGCTGTCGATCTTGCTGGCATCGCTCTTGAAGAGCTTGGCCAGGTTCTCCTTCACGGTCTCCAATGCCACACCGGGCATCAGTTCTCCTTCGAAGACGATCTTGTAGCGGGCATCGGACATGCGGGCATCCTTGTCGGCGGCTGGTTAGGGATGGCACAGCGTAATGGTGGCGCACCCTGCGGCACAAGCGGCCTGCCGCACAAAAAGCGGAGCCGGTCAGGCGGCGGGTTGTGGCTTCCAGGTGCCGACCAGCTTGCCGTGGCGGAGCAGGCGCAGTTCGCCGAAGCGGTCGAACAAGCCTTCGCAGAGCAGGGGGCGCAGGAACACCCAGTCGTCCACGGCGAGTGCAGTGCCGGCGGAGCCGACCAGGCGCTCCTGGTTGGCACTGCGCCCGTAGATGCCGTCATAGGCCAGACCCTCGGGCGAGACCGGCTGCGCCGGCCAGCGGCCGCCATACAGGTAGTAGGCGTTGTGCCGGTTGGGGTTCCAGGCTTCGAGCGCGCCCTGTGCCTGTTGCAGGTAGGGGAGGGTGCCGCTCTGCATCTTGAGCACCGGGGTGGCGATCCAGATCGCGCTCTGGTGGCTGGCCAGGAGGGGGGTATCGAACTCGAGGGGCTTGAGCAGGGCCGAGCCGATCGCGACTTCGCTCAGCGGCGTCGGGCCCTTGGCGTGCAAGGGGTAGGTGAGGCTGCCGGCGCCGTTGAGCAAGGGCTCCCGGGGCCAGATGGCGGGGAAGCCCCGTGCGGCCTCGATGAAGGTCGTGTAGCGCGCATTGGCGGCCTCGAACGCATCCTGGCTGCCGGTCCAGAAGGGGGCATGGGCCACCTGGGCGTCATAGCCCATCAGGCCGCGCAGGTGCAGCAGCGGCTGGTTGCCTGCCAGCAATCGCAGGGTTTGCGCCAGGCTCGCGGCGTCCGGGTGGCCGCCGCGCTGCAGGCCGATGTCGATCTCCAGCGCGATGCTCATGGGTTTTTGCAGGGCCTGGGCCAGTTCGAGGTACTGGGCCAGGCGTTGCGGACTATCGACCAGCCAGGTGAGCTGGCGCGATGGGTCGAAGGGCTGGCCGTTGCCCAGTTGCTGGTAGAAAGCGAGCGCTGCCGCGACCGGTAGCGGCTTGCCCAGCAGCAGGTCGGCATCTGGGAAGGCTTGGGCCAGCTGGTTGATC from Pseudomonas tohonis includes:
- a CDS encoding aminodeoxychorismate/anthranilate synthase component II; the encoded protein is MLLMIDNYDSFTYNVVQYLGELGADVHVIRNDELSVAEIEALNPERIVVSPGPCTPTEAGVSLEVIKHFAGKLPILGVCLGHQSIGQAFGGDVVRARQAMHGKTSPVFHEDQGVFEGLNNPLTVTRYHSLIVKRETLPECLEITAWTQHADGAVDEIMGLRHKTLNIEGVQFHPESILTEQGHELLANFLKQQGGVR
- the trpD gene encoding anthranilate phosphoribosyltransferase — encoded protein: MDIKEALNRVVNQLDLTTEEMQDVMRLIMTGQCTDAQIGAFLMGMRMKSETIDEIVGAVSVMRELASRVELESMARVVDVVGTGGDGANIFNVSSAASFVVAAAGGKVAKHGNRAVSGKTGSADVLEAAGIYLDLKPEQVARCIEHVGVGFMFAQVHHKAMKYAAGPRRELGLRTLFNMLGPLTNPAGVKHQVVGVFSQALCRPLAEVLKRLGSEHILVVHSKDGLDEISLAAPTHVAELKDGVVTEYQVQPEDFGIKSQSLIGLAVDSPQQSLELIRDALGRRKTENGQKAAEMIVLNAGAALYAADHASTFKEGVQLAHDALHTGLAREKLDELASFTAVFRVENEA
- the trpC gene encoding indole-3-glycerol phosphate synthase TrpC, giving the protein MSIPTVLEKILARKAEEVAERRLRVPFSELEALARAADAPRGFARAMLEQVARKQPAVIAEIKKASPSKGVIREDFVPAQIARSYQDGGATCLSVLTDIDFFQGGDAYLQEARAACSLPVIRKDFLIDPYQVVEARALGADCVLLIVSALSDAQMGELAKTAKDVGLDVLVEVHDGDELERALNTLDTPLVGINNRNLHTFEVSLEATLDLLPRIPRDRLVITESGILNRADVELMEVSEVFGFLVGEAFMRAEEPGTELRRLFFPERGGVSRAVDPD
- the crp gene encoding cAMP-activated global transcriptional regulator CRP: MVAITLTPKIKNLDKLLAHCHRRRYTAKSTIIYAGDRCETLFFIIKGSVTILIEDDDGREMIIAYLNSGDFFGEMGLFEKEGTEKERSAWVRAKTECEVAELSYAKFRELTQQDPEILYALGSQMADRLRNTTRKVGDLAFLDVTGRVARTLLDLCKQPDAMTHPDGMQIKITRQEIGRIVGCSREMVGRVLKSLEEQGLVHVKGKTMVVFGTR
- a CDS encoding OsmC family protein; protein product: MKARIQWAGEALFLGESGSGHAVVMDGPPESGGRNLGVRPMEMLLIGLGGCTNFDVVSILKKSRQPVESCEAFLEAERADEDPKVFTRIHVHFVVKGRGLKEAQVKRAVELSAEKYCSASIMLGRAGVEITHDYEIVELG
- the speD gene encoding adenosylmethionine decarboxylase; its protein translation is MKSKLKLHGFNNLTKTLSFNIYDICYAETPEDQQAYVQYIDEEYDAERLTQILTDVVDIIGANILNIARQDYDPQGASVTILISEQPVTPTDSQIEESPGPLPETILAHLDKSHITVHTYPEIHPVSGIATFRVDIDVSTCGVISPLKALNYLIHQFDSDIVTVDYRVRGFTRDVEGRKHFIDHEINSIQNYLSDDTQDAYQMTDVNVYQENLFHTKMLLKNFDLDNYLFGDATSNLTAEQRKQVEERVRHEMLEIFYARNMPR
- the coq7 gene encoding 2-polyprenyl-3-methyl-6-methoxy-1,4-benzoquinone monooxygenase is translated as MATERQYSPVDRFLLQADAALKTLLPFKGQPYRPNPANLQDEAPMSEADSRHVTGLMRINHTGEVCAQALYQGQSLTAKLPEVRKAMEHAAEEEIDHLAWCEQRIRELGGRPSVLNPLFYGLSFGVGAVAGLISDKVSLGFVAATEDQVCKHLDDHLQQIPAEDAKSRAILEQMRTDEEHHATTALEAGGLRFPAPVKFGMTLLSKVMTKSTYRV
- a CDS encoding formylglycine-generating enzyme family protein, which encodes MRRTLLLALSLLPLAALAQQAGERLRDALPDGAQGPELVVVPAGEFLMGDATGRGNDNERPPHRVVIDKPFAIGRVELTFDDWQRYASATGKPMPDNEGWGLSGQRPVIHVSWFDARAYCDWLSKATGQRYRLPTEAEWEYAARAGSRGYYAWGDELDSSESAPRAHCRGCGTPNAIRGKTAQVGQYPANAFGLHDTAGNVWEWTASRFVAPFDGSETQTAALLDRSPRVVRGGAWNSGPSYLRTSLRDLKQPGHDDYALGFRVLRELQ
- a CDS encoding histidine triad nucleotide-binding protein, encoding MDCLFCKIVAGDIPARKLYEDDHVIAFHDIAPQAPVHFLVIPKKHIATLNDLTEDDKALTGHIVHTAQRLAKEQGCEEGFRVVMNCNELGGQTVYHIHMHVLGQRQLHWPPG
- a CDS encoding AAA family ATPase gives rise to the protein MKNDIHDLGLVLDSKVKLIVIESWDEQRVLETLTTLAVKRGLGLFTWAVTEGLQRLGFGGDPVGDGASTDAEAALRLIKADPQPNLYVMCDLHPFFDDNPKLVRLLKEVAMAEAIHKPTLVLVSHAMKLPAEVQRYSARFSLALPSEDELLAIVREEAARWSERNRGARVRTDNRTLQQVVKNLRGLSHGEARSLARNVICDDGAITQEDLPELNKTKFQLLDLEGVLSFEYDTARFADVGGLGNLKRWLGERQSAFMEAKPANMPKGVLLVGVQGGGKSLAAKAVAGLWGLPLLRLDFACLYNKFFGETERNLRDALKLAEQMAPCVLWMDELEKGLASGDQDGGVSQRVLGTLLTWMSERKAPVFMVATANAIHRLPPELVRKGRFDELFFVDLPGAEVRAEIFRIHLSRRDIDPAQFDLPVLAASSDGFSGAEIEQAVVGMLYAAQAAQVGVSQALLLQQLLGTAPLSVVMAEEQAKLRAWADGRCVKAD
- a CDS encoding SDR family NAD(P)-dependent oxidoreductase; the protein is MPRFALITGASSGLGLALAEALARRGRHLILVARQRDALESIAYELTQRFGVEVLYRTCDLSEPLQLSGLLHELNQGEREIDLLVNNAGIGTSGLYVEQDWSREQELIELNVLALARLCHEIGGAMASRGIGQILNVASVAGFQPGAWMSNYYASKAYVLHFSEGLREELKVHGVGVSVLCPGPTRTAFFRGARMAGEKLEGSKLMMSAEEVALITVKALEKNRAIIIPGWRNRLLAMSPRLSPRWLVRRLAGRINKAYLPK
- a CDS encoding DUF805 domain-containing protein, with amino-acid sequence MSDARYKIVFEGELMPGVALETVKENLAKLFKSDASKIDSLFGGRPVALKRDLEEVEADKYLAALQRAGAQVRKEQDLAAGFSLVETEDHPNPETLAAVEAEQDTGTMTCPKCGHEQARSVECQACGIIIEKYLARQAQLAESAQATASAVAGTATSPYATPQAQVGEALPQYCELRPFGITGRIGRVRYLAWSFVFMVALLVVIGVGAGIGFAIHPVVGGLLAAVLGIAAIVVSVQINVQRLHDIGWSGWLYLLNFVPIVGSVFPLLLLFIPGTTGVNRFGPPPPPNTTAVKVLAWMWLVIPVVFGILAAISIPAYQDYVERSEMSSYEAPADGEYAEPTEEGEYVDPSESADPAEAEAPADQEEFESN
- a CDS encoding alanine racemase; protein product: MKRRHLLGLGALGALGLWGMRPGDQGRPHAPYFASLQNLLKQEGGGVPQLVIDLDRLDANADLLAQRLGTLPLRLVAKSLASNGLLEYLAKRLDTRRFMVFHQPQINQLAQAFPDADLLLGKPLPVAAALAFYQQLGNGQPFDPSRQLTWLVDSPQRLAQYLELAQALQKPMSIALEIDIGLQRGGHPDAASLAQTLRLLAGNQPLLHLRGLMGYDAQVAHAPFWTGSQDAFEAANARYTTFIEAARGFPAIWPREPLLNGAGSLTYPLHAKGPTPLSEVAIGSALLKPLEFDTPLLASHQSAIWIATPVLKMQSGTLPYLQQAQGALEAWNPNRHNAYYLYGGRWPAQPVSPEGLAYDGIYGRSANQERLVGSAGTALAVDDWVFLRPLLCEGLFDRFGELRLLRHGKLVGTWKPQPAA